The Litchfieldia alkalitelluris genome has a window encoding:
- a CDS encoding AEC family transporter, translating into MENFNQQFLYAVMIIALGYLLKRCNIIKEQDGEGLSRIIFNLTLPALIIVTFNDLKIDISLILLIFSGFIYGIFSAVLGLLVFRNEPRKTKGMMAMLVPGFNIGLFAYPLVEGIWGKEGIKYFGMFDVGNAFIVFGVSYLIGSYYSAENVKLDMKSISTKMVKSIPFMTYIIVFVLNLIGVHLPTFFLETSEIISLANMPLALLLLGIYLNFTFDRGNSKLILKFLAIRYGVGLTLGILLFMILPFENMFKYTLLIGFILPTSVSVLPYSVEFDYNRKFVGTISNLTILISFFLLWVIGNVVL; encoded by the coding sequence TTGGAGAACTTTAACCAACAGTTTTTATATGCAGTAATGATTATTGCGCTAGGCTATTTATTAAAAAGATGTAACATCATAAAAGAACAAGACGGTGAAGGTTTATCTAGAATTATCTTCAACCTTACACTACCAGCACTGATCATCGTGACATTTAATGATCTGAAAATAGACATATCACTCATCTTGCTAATTTTTAGTGGCTTTATATATGGTATATTTTCGGCAGTTCTTGGTTTGCTCGTGTTTAGAAACGAACCGAGAAAAACAAAAGGTATGATGGCCATGCTCGTTCCTGGCTTTAATATTGGTCTTTTTGCTTATCCTCTAGTAGAAGGAATTTGGGGCAAGGAGGGTATTAAGTATTTTGGAATGTTTGATGTTGGAAACGCATTTATTGTTTTTGGTGTAAGCTATTTGATCGGTAGTTATTATTCAGCAGAGAATGTTAAGTTAGATATGAAGAGTATTTCAACAAAAATGGTGAAATCGATCCCGTTTATGACCTATATTATTGTGTTTGTTCTAAATCTAATTGGTGTTCATCTTCCTACCTTTTTCCTCGAAACTTCGGAAATTATCTCATTAGCAAACATGCCACTTGCGTTACTACTGCTAGGGATTTATTTGAATTTCACGTTTGATCGTGGAAATAGTAAGTTGATTTTAAAATTTTTAGCAATAAGATATGGTGTTGGATTGACCTTAGGAATCTTACTATTTATGATCCTTCCCTTTGAAAATATGTTTAAATACACACTGTTAATTGGATTTATCCTACCTACATCAGTCTCGGTGTTACCATACTCCGTCGAGTTTGATTACAATCGTAAATTCGTTGGTACAATTTCGAATTTAACCATCTTAATTAGCTTCTTTTTATTGTGGGTTATTGGAAATGTAGTTTTATAG
- a CDS encoding Na-translocating system protein MpsC family protein — MKERTTMDQNQLNSMSSLMSKLLRKNFGRGPQSCQSILNQRFFVMYIQGVISPMEEILIKQGQRKQVERARNVIINQVLEELKGALRIFVDKDIEHHYHDWNFSKNTGMVIFVFNNEMEDSDNSLDVNKLEREVARISEMVEKVPNKIHVYSLSPQVCLIERIGILTLIEQALVSKGYQEELRISKDELEKVYFSQHGSFDELFKKKVIDLFIDWNFDEDKSLMAFVLE, encoded by the coding sequence ATGAAAGAGAGGACGACAATGGATCAGAATCAATTGAATTCGATGAGTAGTTTGATGAGTAAATTGCTTAGAAAGAATTTTGGTAGAGGGCCTCAATCATGTCAATCCATATTGAATCAACGGTTTTTTGTCATGTATATTCAAGGTGTCATATCCCCGATGGAGGAAATTTTAATTAAACAAGGACAAAGAAAGCAAGTTGAGAGAGCTAGAAACGTTATAATCAATCAAGTTCTAGAGGAGCTAAAGGGGGCTCTACGCATTTTTGTAGATAAGGATATTGAGCATCATTATCATGATTGGAATTTTTCAAAGAATACAGGAATGGTCATCTTTGTTTTTAATAATGAAATGGAGGACTCTGATAACTCCCTTGATGTAAATAAACTAGAGAGAGAAGTGGCTCGGATAAGTGAAATGGTTGAAAAGGTACCAAATAAGATCCATGTTTATTCTCTTTCCCCACAAGTGTGTTTAATTGAAAGAATAGGGATATTAACACTTATTGAACAAGCTCTTGTTTCTAAAGGATATCAAGAAGAATTGAGAATAAGTAAGGATGAACTTGAAAAAGTGTATTTTAGTCAACATGGATCATTTGATGAACTCTTTAAGAAAAAAGTAATTGACCTTTTCATCGATTGGAATTTTGATGAGGATAAATCACTTATGGCATTTGTTCTTGAATAA
- a CDS encoding oxidoreductase has protein sequence MGYSKMALVTGASSGFGLLTCIELAKSGFSVIATMRDVVNANILMEFAKNHGVEKQLTLHPLDVTEEESISQLKELIDKYESIDVLINNAGYAGAGFVEEIPLSEYRSQFETNVFGAIAVTQTVLPIMRKRRAGKIINVSSISGRVGFPGLSPYNASKYALEGWSESLRLEMKEFGVDVVLVEPGSYQTNIWSKGKQVTEKSMNPDSPYYEMMQNIERHLEAEQSNYGDPNDVAKLIVEIAKSDKTKLRYPIGKGVRVMLALKGVLPWNLWERIVLKQLK, from the coding sequence ATGGGATACTCAAAAATGGCTCTTGTTACAGGGGCATCAAGTGGTTTTGGACTTCTTACATGTATCGAGCTAGCGAAAAGTGGTTTTTCTGTTATTGCAACAATGAGAGATGTAGTTAATGCCAATATTTTAATGGAATTTGCTAAAAACCATGGGGTGGAAAAGCAACTCACGCTTCACCCTCTAGATGTGACAGAAGAAGAGTCTATCAGTCAATTAAAAGAATTAATAGATAAATACGAATCGATTGATGTGCTTATTAATAATGCAGGCTATGCAGGTGCTGGCTTTGTTGAGGAAATACCATTGTCTGAGTATCGTAGCCAGTTTGAAACAAATGTATTTGGAGCAATTGCAGTCACTCAGACTGTTTTGCCAATTATGCGGAAGCGAAGGGCGGGTAAAATTATTAATGTAAGTAGCATAAGTGGGCGAGTCGGCTTCCCTGGTTTAAGTCCCTATAATGCTTCAAAGTATGCTTTGGAAGGCTGGAGTGAGTCACTAAGGTTAGAAATGAAAGAGTTCGGAGTGGATGTTGTTTTAGTTGAACCTGGATCTTATCAAACAAATATTTGGTCTAAGGGCAAACAGGTTACTGAAAAGTCTATGAATCCAGATTCCCCGTACTATGAAATGATGCAGAATATTGAAAGACATCTGGAAGCGGAGCAAAGTAATTATGGTGATCCGAATGATGTTGCAAAATTAATCGTAGAGATTGCAAAGAGTGACAAAACAAAATTGCGCTATCCGATTGGCAAAGGTGTAAGAGTGATGCTTGCTCTTAAAGGGGTGCTTCCATGGAATCTGTGGGAGAGGATTGTGTTGAAACAATTGAAATAG
- a CDS encoding DNA-3-methyladenine glycosylase, with protein sequence MYQPLDPTFYQQSTLELAQSLIGKLLVKETMQGEASGWIVETEAYLGAVDRAAHSFENRRTKRTEVMFGPSGYVYTYVMHTHCLVNVVSGKEGSPEAVLIRAVEPYTGIDLMYERRGMNKRERELTSGPGKLTKALGIVKEDYGRPIFERPLYIAEGRNVEEIEAGKRIGIDNSGEAKDYPWRFWEKGNRFVSK encoded by the coding sequence TTGTATCAGCCATTAGATCCGACATTTTATCAACAATCAACTCTTGAGCTAGCTCAATCATTAATCGGTAAGCTTTTAGTAAAAGAAACGATGCAAGGAGAAGCTTCAGGCTGGATTGTTGAAACGGAGGCTTATTTGGGAGCAGTTGACCGGGCGGCACATAGTTTTGAGAATCGAAGGACGAAGCGAACGGAAGTGATGTTTGGTCCTTCTGGATACGTATATACTTATGTCATGCATACCCATTGTCTTGTGAATGTTGTTAGTGGTAAGGAAGGATCTCCTGAAGCGGTACTTATACGGGCAGTTGAACCTTACACGGGGATTGACTTGATGTATGAGCGCCGAGGTATGAATAAAAGAGAACGTGAACTAACAAGTGGGCCCGGAAAACTCACAAAAGCACTAGGGATAGTAAAAGAGGATTATGGTCGGCCAATTTTTGAACGCCCCTTATATATAGCAGAGGGAAGAAATGTTGAAGAAATTGAAGCGGGAAAAAGAATTGGAATCGATAATAGCGGTGAAGCCAAGGATTATCCTTGGCGCTTTTGGGAGAAGGGAAATCGTTTTGTATCAAAATGA
- a CDS encoding MFS transporter: MNKRTISQHNIRTLFWIRIFGSISFIAPVLTLFYYNRGLDAADILLLQIFWSGAVLIGEVPGGVVADRYGPKTSFIIGSLVKMSSLILLVFATEPWMFFLFSAINGLSVTFFSGADETLIYESLKEDGEHHRMDRAMGKIQSAGFVSMLIAVIFGAYFAKDLQEEQFVFLIILGLVLHIGEFVLLFFVKSPEISGSYRENPFTQVISGVKAIRQAPQLLLLFLNFTLVFIPADSVYEAFNQPLMTDAGLPVVFIGVVYALAAVGGFICSQSVGWLTSVFSRRLLMNLTGGLAAVGLLISALFGETLWLIIGSFFILRFGQAIRRPIYSQLKNDLIPSHVRATTLSLISVLDSALDLVIFGLLSVIALKGLSGILIASSILALIGTFIPIQRMKARQQTE; encoded by the coding sequence ATGAATAAAAGAACCATTTCACAACATAACATACGTACCCTATTTTGGATTAGAATCTTCGGCTCCATCAGCTTTATTGCACCTGTCCTCACGTTGTTCTACTATAACCGAGGATTAGACGCCGCTGATATTCTATTACTCCAAATCTTCTGGAGTGGCGCGGTATTGATTGGAGAAGTTCCAGGTGGAGTAGTCGCAGACCGCTATGGTCCAAAAACATCATTTATCATAGGATCTCTAGTAAAGATGTCGAGCCTTATCTTACTAGTGTTTGCAACCGAGCCATGGATGTTTTTTCTATTTAGTGCAATCAACGGACTATCAGTGACATTCTTTTCGGGAGCAGATGAAACATTAATCTATGAATCGTTAAAAGAAGATGGGGAGCACCATCGAATGGATCGAGCGATGGGGAAGATTCAGTCCGCAGGCTTTGTTTCTATGCTTATTGCCGTTATTTTCGGTGCCTATTTTGCAAAGGATTTGCAAGAAGAACAATTTGTCTTTTTAATTATTCTTGGGCTTGTTCTTCACATTGGGGAATTTGTTCTTTTATTTTTTGTGAAAAGCCCAGAAATAAGCGGGTCATATCGTGAGAATCCTTTTACACAAGTAATCTCTGGTGTGAAAGCGATTCGTCAAGCTCCACAGCTGTTATTACTTTTTTTAAATTTCACGCTTGTATTCATCCCCGCTGACTCGGTTTATGAAGCTTTTAACCAACCTTTAATGACAGATGCAGGACTTCCTGTCGTATTCATCGGTGTTGTTTATGCGCTTGCTGCCGTAGGAGGCTTTATCTGCTCACAGTCAGTTGGTTGGCTAACGAGTGTATTTTCAAGAAGGTTACTCATGAATCTAACCGGTGGTCTTGCAGCTGTTGGATTATTAATCTCTGCCCTGTTTGGTGAAACACTGTGGTTAATCATAGGCTCCTTTTTTATCCTAAGATTTGGACAAGCAATCAGGCGCCCCATTTATTCACAGCTAAAAAATGATTTGATTCCCTCACATGTTAGAGCAACAACATTATCATTAATATCAGTTCTTGATTCGGCTTTGGATCTTGTCATCTTTGGTCTATTATCAGTCATTGCCTTAAAAGGGTTATCAGGAATCTTAATAGCAAGTAGTATACTCGCATTAATAGGGACCTTCATTCCGATTCAACGTATGAAAGCTAGACAACAAACAGAGTAA
- the htpG gene encoding molecular chaperone HtpG, which produces MAKMEFKAESKRLLEMMINSIYTQKEVFLRELISNASDAIDKIYYKALTDDTLSFEKDSYYIKVSADKENRLLKITDTGIGMTKEELENNLGTIAKSGSLAFKNETEIKDGHDIIGQFGVGFYAAFMVADVVTVTSKALGSDQAYKWESEGAEGYTLVPVDKETVGTEITLKIKENSEDETYDEYLEEYRLKSIIKKYSDFIRYPIKMDSTGKRPKEDNEDELIDYTEEQTINSMVPIWKKNKSELTDEDYAKFYNEKHYGFDQPLKHIHISVDGTIRYNAILFIPEKTPFDYYSKEFEKGLELYSNGVLIMSKCSDLLPDYFSFVKGMVDSEDLSLNISREMLQHDRQLKLIAKNINKKIKSQLQSLLKDEREKYEEFYESFGRQLKFGVYSEYGSHKDVLQDLLMFKSSKEKKLVTLEEYVERMPEEQKYIYYASGESIDRIDKLPQTEVVADKGYEILYFTEEIDEFAIKMLMSYKDKEFKSVSSGDLGIESDEDQKSTDLKDEEHKELFEYMKSVLADKVKDVRVSKRLKSHPVCLSTEGDLTIEMEKILSAMPDNQNIKAEKILEINSSHEVFSSIKDAFDKDKEKVALYTNLLYNQALLIEGLAVQDPVEFSNSICKIMV; this is translated from the coding sequence ATGGCTAAAATGGAGTTTAAAGCAGAATCTAAACGACTATTAGAAATGATGATTAATTCAATTTACACACAAAAAGAGGTGTTTTTGCGAGAGTTAATCTCAAATGCGAGTGATGCAATTGACAAAATCTATTATAAAGCTTTAACAGATGATACTTTAAGTTTTGAAAAAGATAGCTACTACATAAAGGTAAGTGCTGATAAGGAAAATAGATTATTAAAAATCACTGATACTGGAATTGGTATGACCAAGGAAGAGCTTGAAAATAATCTTGGAACGATTGCTAAAAGTGGATCATTAGCATTTAAAAATGAAACTGAAATAAAAGATGGTCATGATATTATTGGTCAATTTGGGGTAGGTTTTTATGCTGCCTTTATGGTGGCTGATGTTGTAACTGTTACGAGTAAGGCTTTAGGTAGTGACCAAGCGTATAAGTGGGAGTCTGAAGGGGCAGAAGGTTACACTCTTGTACCTGTCGATAAAGAAACGGTTGGTACTGAGATCACTTTAAAAATAAAAGAGAATTCTGAGGATGAAACCTATGATGAGTATCTCGAAGAATATCGTCTAAAATCTATTATTAAGAAATACTCAGACTTTATCCGTTATCCAATTAAGATGGATAGTACAGGAAAAAGGCCGAAAGAAGATAATGAAGATGAACTAATAGACTACACAGAAGAGCAAACCATTAATAGTATGGTTCCGATATGGAAAAAGAACAAAAGTGAACTAACTGATGAGGATTATGCAAAGTTTTATAATGAAAAGCATTACGGGTTTGATCAACCTTTAAAACATATTCATATAAGTGTGGATGGAACGATTAGATATAATGCGATTTTATTTATCCCAGAGAAAACTCCTTTTGATTATTACTCAAAAGAGTTTGAAAAAGGGCTAGAGCTATATTCTAATGGAGTTCTAATCATGAGTAAATGCTCTGATTTACTTCCGGACTATTTTAGTTTTGTTAAGGGAATGGTTGATTCAGAGGATTTATCACTTAACATTTCTAGAGAAATGTTACAACATGACCGACAACTTAAGCTCATTGCAAAAAACATCAACAAGAAAATTAAGAGTCAGCTACAAAGCTTATTGAAGGACGAAAGAGAAAAGTATGAAGAATTCTATGAATCTTTTGGTAGACAATTAAAGTTTGGTGTTTACAGTGAATATGGATCACACAAAGATGTTTTACAGGATTTATTAATGTTTAAGTCTTCTAAAGAAAAGAAGCTTGTTACTTTAGAGGAGTATGTTGAAAGAATGCCTGAAGAGCAAAAATATATTTATTATGCATCTGGAGAATCCATTGATCGAATTGATAAGTTACCACAAACAGAGGTTGTCGCAGATAAAGGCTATGAAATTTTATATTTCACAGAGGAAATTGATGAATTTGCGATTAAAATGCTAATGTCTTATAAAGACAAAGAATTTAAATCCGTCTCAAGTGGTGATCTTGGAATTGAATCAGATGAAGATCAAAAGTCAACGGACTTAAAGGACGAAGAACATAAAGAACTGTTTGAGTATATGAAATCTGTATTAGCTGACAAAGTAAAAGATGTAAGAGTTTCAAAACGCTTAAAAAGCCACCCAGTTTGTTTATCAACAGAAGGTGACTTAACGATTGAAATGGAGAAAATTCTTAGTGCAATGCCAGATAACCAAAATATTAAGGCGGAGAAAATTCTAGAAATAAACAGTAGTCATGAAGTGTTCTCTTCTATTAAAGATGCTTTTGACAAAGATAAAGAGAAGGTAGCTTTATATACGAACCTGTTATATAACCAAGCGCTACTGATTGAAGGACTAGCTGTTCAGGATCCAGTAGAGTTTTCGAATAGTATTTGTAAAATCATGGTTTAA
- a CDS encoding alkaline phosphatase family protein, producing MSRLTEHLIVISFDCFSSLDLPLVEDLPHFKNLLKTASLCKRVQTIYPSVTYPCHTTIVTGKYPKNHGVINNTFLQPGSSSPDWFWHRSHIKGTTLYDEAKKGGMKTAALLWPVTAKAKIDYNMPEIFANRFYHHQIPVSLANGSSLFQLEMNYRFGSMRNGLKQPELDDFVLESTVHTIKTRKPDLLLVHFTDLDTQRHYHGFSSEQATQALHRHDTRLGRIQQALFEAGISENSTIVVLGDHSALDETKAIQLNVLLKENGFITMGGNNKVIDWKAYCKSCDGSAYIYLKDRHDKGTFDSVSKLLEELLKSKEHGIESILTGLEISNTGADDQASFMLEASRGYYFKENVAGELIHVITDQEVREKKYTFASHGYSPQKEDYTTVFIASGKGIQPQLKISSMHLVDEGPTLARLLGLHLGSTDGRVVDELLTL from the coding sequence ATGAGTCGTTTAACCGAACATTTAATTGTTATTTCTTTTGATTGTTTTTCTTCACTTGATTTACCGCTTGTTGAAGATCTGCCTCATTTTAAGAATTTATTAAAAACTGCGTCACTTTGTAAGCGCGTTCAAACCATTTATCCTTCTGTCACTTATCCTTGCCATACAACCATTGTTACAGGGAAATATCCTAAAAACCATGGTGTGATTAATAATACTTTTCTTCAACCAGGTAGTTCTTCGCCTGATTGGTTTTGGCATCGTAGTCACATAAAGGGTACAACCTTATATGATGAAGCAAAAAAGGGAGGAATGAAAACTGCCGCATTATTGTGGCCGGTGACAGCTAAGGCAAAGATTGATTATAATATGCCAGAAATTTTTGCAAATCGATTTTACCACCATCAAATTCCTGTTTCACTTGCTAACGGGAGTTCTTTATTCCAACTAGAAATGAACTATCGCTTTGGTTCAATGAGAAATGGATTAAAGCAACCTGAGCTTGATGACTTTGTTCTTGAATCTACAGTTCATACCATCAAAACAAGAAAGCCAGACCTACTGCTCGTCCATTTCACAGACTTAGATACACAAAGACATTATCACGGTTTTTCCTCAGAACAAGCAACACAAGCATTACATCGGCATGACACAAGACTTGGACGAATCCAACAAGCCCTTTTTGAAGCTGGAATATCTGAGAATTCGACCATTGTTGTATTGGGAGATCATAGCGCGTTAGATGAGACCAAAGCGATTCAGTTAAATGTTTTATTGAAAGAAAACGGCTTTATTACAATGGGAGGCAATAACAAGGTTATTGATTGGAAAGCTTATTGTAAAAGCTGTGATGGGTCCGCCTATATATACTTAAAAGACAGACACGATAAAGGAACGTTTGACTCGGTTTCAAAACTACTAGAAGAATTATTAAAGTCAAAGGAACATGGTATTGAATCTATTTTAACAGGTCTTGAAATTAGTAATACAGGAGCCGACGATCAAGCGTCATTTATGCTGGAAGCATCAAGAGGTTACTATTTTAAAGAAAATGTAGCTGGAGAACTAATTCATGTTATTACAGATCAGGAGGTACGCGAAAAAAAGTATACATTTGCATCCCATGGATATTCCCCTCAAAAAGAGGATTATACGACAGTTTTTATTGCTTCCGGAAAGGGAATTCAGCCACAACTAAAAATTTCTTCAATGCATCTAGTCGATGAAGGGCCAACACTCGCTCGACTCCTGGGACTTCATTTAGGTTCAACCGATGGAAGGGTAGTAGATGAATTATTAACATTGTAA
- a CDS encoding carbon starvation CstA family protein: MLTFFGALLFLFLGYAFYSKFVERIFVVNDDTPTPAYTKRDNLDFVPMSWWKGNLIQLLNIAGLGPIYGAVAGALYGPIAFVWIVIGSIFAGAVHDYFSGMMSLRHQGAQFPTLVGKYLGKYAKAIINVISLVLMILVAAAFTAGPAQLIAQITPLTFMTALFIIFAYFVLATVLPINRVIGRIYPLLGGILLIMAIAIAVALLFSDKQMPNLTLANLHPGELPLWPLLMVTISCGAISGFHCTQSPIVACTMKKETDGRKIFYGAMIIEGVIALIWAAAGMTFFNGTEGLQAALAAGGPSGVVNEISTSLLGVIGGILAIFGVIILPITTGDTALRSSRMIVTDILSRFYNMDSKLKVLMVSIPVSVPALFLATIDYTFLWRYVGWTNQVVATFMLWTATMYLLKNHKLHWICGIPAMFMTGVVCTYIFYAPEGLGLSYQLSLIIGFSLTLVVAFWYASKIRKFKLSKSDQSDYKVA, from the coding sequence ATGTTAACTTTTTTTGGAGCACTTTTATTTCTATTTTTAGGTTATGCCTTTTATTCAAAATTTGTTGAGCGAATTTTTGTCGTAAATGATGATACGCCAACACCAGCATATACAAAAAGAGATAATTTGGACTTTGTGCCAATGAGCTGGTGGAAGGGTAACTTAATTCAATTATTGAACATAGCAGGTTTAGGCCCAATTTATGGAGCTGTTGCTGGAGCACTCTACGGACCTATAGCGTTTGTTTGGATTGTAATAGGGAGCATTTTTGCAGGTGCTGTACATGACTATTTTTCTGGTATGATGTCACTACGACATCAAGGAGCACAATTTCCAACATTAGTTGGAAAATATTTAGGTAAATACGCGAAAGCGATTATAAATGTAATATCACTGGTTTTAATGATCTTAGTTGCTGCAGCATTTACGGCTGGACCAGCTCAACTGATTGCGCAGATTACCCCTCTTACTTTTATGACAGCTTTATTCATCATATTTGCATACTTTGTTTTGGCTACCGTTTTACCAATCAACCGTGTGATTGGTAGGATCTATCCTTTGCTTGGTGGAATCCTGCTAATCATGGCAATAGCAATTGCGGTCGCATTACTATTTTCTGATAAACAAATGCCAAACCTTACACTGGCAAATCTTCATCCAGGTGAACTGCCACTTTGGCCGTTGCTGATGGTAACAATCTCCTGTGGAGCGATTTCAGGCTTTCATTGTACCCAAAGCCCAATCGTTGCATGTACGATGAAAAAGGAAACAGACGGACGAAAGATTTTCTATGGAGCAATGATTATTGAAGGAGTTATTGCACTCATTTGGGCAGCTGCGGGAATGACATTCTTTAATGGAACAGAAGGCTTACAGGCAGCATTAGCCGCTGGTGGCCCTTCAGGAGTAGTTAATGAAATATCAACATCCCTTCTTGGAGTAATTGGTGGAATTCTTGCAATCTTTGGTGTCATCATTTTACCAATCACAACAGGAGATACCGCACTTCGTTCATCAAGAATGATTGTAACGGATATTCTTTCAAGATTTTATAATATGGATAGTAAGCTAAAGGTATTAATGGTTTCTATTCCAGTTTCAGTCCCAGCGCTATTTTTGGCAACGATCGATTATACATTCCTTTGGAGATATGTTGGCTGGACCAATCAAGTGGTTGCAACCTTTATGTTATGGACTGCAACTATGTATTTATTAAAAAATCATAAGCTACATTGGATTTGTGGAATTCCAGCCATGTTTATGACCGGCGTTGTATGCACGTATATTTTTTATGCGCCAGAAGGGCTTGGTCTAAGTTATCAATTATCTTTAATTATTGGTTTTTCACTAACGCTTGTAGTAGCATTCTGGTACGCTAGTAAAATTAGAAAATTTAAATTATCGAAGAGTGATCAATCTGATTATAAAGTTGCTTAA
- a CDS encoding MFS transporter yields MMKRFSKEENSWMFYDWANSAYSIIISTAVFPLYYKAAATNAGVSAADSTAYLGYTIAIATFILAMLGPILGTIADYEGLKKKFFTFFFALGVIFTGVLAFIPSDQWLLLLVFYTVAAVGSAGANVFYDAFLVDVTKEERMNRVSARGFGLGYIGSTIPFIISIVIIVLSQQGMIPLETTTASKIAFLITAVWWGVFAIPMLKNVHQRYYIKREPNPVHKSFKRLGKTFKEIKKYRALFLFLLAYFFYIDGVGTIITMSTAYGTDLGISPTNLLIILFVTQVVAAPFAVLYGRLAERFTGKKMLYVGIFIYTIVCIYAYFLETTLDFWILAMLVASSQGGIQALSRSYFARLVPKENSNEFFGFYNIFGKFASIMGPLLVAVTAQVTGSSNSGVFSLVVLFIIGFVILTFVPEPKDVEKAPPVDSNSVGV; encoded by the coding sequence ATTATGAAGCGTTTTTCGAAGGAAGAAAACAGTTGGATGTTCTATGATTGGGCGAATTCAGCTTATTCTATTATTATTTCAACTGCAGTATTTCCGTTATATTATAAAGCTGCCGCCACAAATGCTGGAGTTAGTGCTGCAGATTCTACCGCTTATTTAGGCTATACAATTGCCATTGCCACCTTTATTCTAGCCATGCTAGGACCGATACTTGGAACCATCGCTGATTATGAAGGTTTAAAAAAGAAGTTCTTCACTTTCTTCTTTGCTCTAGGAGTTATTTTTACTGGTGTACTTGCTTTTATCCCTAGTGATCAGTGGCTTTTATTATTAGTGTTTTATACTGTTGCTGCAGTTGGGTCTGCTGGGGCAAATGTGTTTTATGATGCTTTTCTTGTTGACGTAACAAAGGAAGAACGCATGAACAGGGTATCTGCCCGCGGGTTTGGTTTGGGTTATATTGGTAGCACCATTCCCTTTATCATAAGCATTGTCATTATCGTCCTATCACAGCAAGGAATGATCCCCTTAGAAACGACAACTGCTAGTAAAATCGCATTCCTTATCACAGCCGTCTGGTGGGGAGTTTTTGCCATTCCGATGTTAAAAAATGTTCACCAACGCTATTATATAAAACGAGAACCGAACCCGGTTCATAAAAGCTTTAAAAGACTAGGAAAAACATTTAAAGAAATCAAAAAATACAGAGCACTTTTTCTATTTTTACTTGCTTATTTCTTTTATATTGATGGTGTCGGTACAATTATTACGATGTCTACCGCTTATGGTACAGACCTTGGGATTAGTCCAACTAATTTATTAATCATTTTATTTGTTACACAGGTAGTGGCAGCTCCATTTGCTGTCCTTTATGGGCGACTTGCAGAACGCTTTACAGGTAAAAAGATGCTGTATGTAGGTATCTTTATTTATACGATTGTCTGTATTTATGCTTATTTTTTAGAAACAACACTCGACTTTTGGATTTTAGCCATGCTTGTCGCTTCCTCTCAAGGTGGAATTCAGGCATTAAGTAGATCTTACTTTGCAAGGCTTGTACCTAAAGAAAACTCTAATGAATTTTTCGGATTTTATAACATATTCGGTAAGTTTGCTTCCATCATGGGTCCGCTACTAGTTGCAGTAACTGCTCAAGTAACGGGAAGTTCAAACAGTGGAGTGTTTAGTTTAGTGGTATTATTTATTATTGGTTTTGTTATTTTAACTTTTGTACCAGAGCCAAAGGATGTAGAAAAGGCACCACCAGTGGATAGTAATTCCGTGGGTGTGTAG
- the sda gene encoding sporulation histidine kinase inhibitor Sda: protein MKLLSNESLVEAYSVARKENLDKDFIELLFKEIKHRNINLDDIKVDVIKAFEFSN, encoded by the coding sequence ATGAAACTATTATCTAATGAATCACTAGTTGAAGCCTATTCAGTTGCTCGTAAAGAGAACTTGGATAAGGACTTTATTGAATTGCTTTTTAAAGAAATAAAACATAGAAATATTAATTTGGATGATATTAAGGTAGATGTGATAAAGGCTTTTGAGTTTAGTAACTAA